DNA from Acidobacteriota bacterium:
AACGGAATAATGATCGTTGCCAGTAAGACAATAAACAATGGGTTTTTGCCGAAAAATTGCATTCTCGCAAAGGCGTAGCCAGCCATTAATGAGGTGATGATTTGCCCGAAAGTTACGCTGAGCGACATCACCAAACTGTTCATAAACTGCCGTAAAAAATTGGTTGCCTTCCAGGCTTCCATATAGTTTTGCCAGTGAAAACTTTTGGGTATCAATGAAAATCCCGAAGACGCATCGGCAGGATTTTGCAGGGAAACGAAAATCATCAAAATAAGCGGCGCAAGAAAAATCAAACAAATGCCGATGATGGCGCTGTATTTGAAATAAATTTGAAGTTTGGAATTTTGCATTTTTACCGGTGATTTGCGAGCGCATTTTAGATGAACCCATCAACCATCAACGCGCCCCCTGTTTAATTTTTCCCTTCGCGGAAGGGAATTCGTTAATCGCTGCTCGCTACGTCGCCTGCGCCTTGCAGACGGAATTGCAACCAGGTGAGCAGCAAAACGATGATGACCATTAAAACCGACACCGCTGCGGCTTGTCCCATATTGCCGAACTTGAAGGCTTTGTCGAAGATGTAATAAACCAGGGTCATCGTCGAACCCACCGGCCCGCCTCGCGTCATCACATACATCTGTTCAAAACTTCGGAAAGCAAAAATGACCGAGATGACCAAAACAAAAAAGGTCGTCGGTTTTAACAATGGCCAGGTGACATAGCGAAACGTTTGCCAGCCGCGCTTGGCTCCATCTATCGAAGCCGCTTCGTAATAGGCATCGGGAATGCCTTGAAGCCCTGCAAGAAACAGTACCATGTTGTATCCCGCCTGTTTCCAGATGGTCATTAAAACCACCGCCGGCATCGCCCATCGTTCGCTTTGTAACCAGTTGATTTTGCCGATGCCGATTGTCTGTAAAAAAGAATTGACGACGCCCTGTTCGTAATTCAACAACCACACAAAAATGACCCCGGCAGCAACCGTTGAAGTCACCACCGGCGTAAATACCGCAGTGCGAAACAGACCGACGCCTTTAATCCTGTCATTCAACAAAAGCGCCAAACCAAGCGATACCGCCATTCCCACCGGCACGGTGATGGCGACATAGTAGAAAGTGTTGAATAGAGCTTTCCAAAAATCGCTCTCCGATAAAATCTCGCTGAAGTTTTTCGTGCCGTTAAAGGTCATTTCATCTTTCAGGATATTCCAGTCATGAAAACTTACCCAGAAGAGTTGCAGCACCGGATAAATCACGAAAACCGCCAGTAAACTCAGCGCCGGGGCGATAAAAAGATAAGCCGTTAAGGTGTCTTTTCTTGCATTCATAAATTTGATAATTGACTGTCTGGCAGCGCGCCAACCGCTGGAGCCATTCGCGCAAAATGGGCTTTCATTTCAACAGGCGATTGACTTCTTCAGCCGCTTTATCGAGTGCTTCCTGTGAAGAATATTTGTCATACAAAGCCGCTTCCAGATACTTGCCCAGTGTCGCCGAGAGGGCAGGATAGGCGGCAATCGAAGGGCGCGTCTTTCCGGTCGGCATCTGCTCGTTATAAGTTTTCATAAAGGGGTTGGCTTGTAAAAATTCCTGAAACGCAATGCTCTGTGCCGCTGATTTCGACACCGGCAAATAACCTGTGTTGATTGCCCAGTCGGTTTGAAAATCGGCGCTCATGATGAATTTCATAAATTCCCATGCGGCACGCTCTTTTTGCGGAGTCGATTTGAATAAAAAAAGCGCTTCGCCGCCAATATTGGTAGCGGCGCGGGCGTTTCGCGGTAAAGGTAAAACGCCAATATCGACAGCCGTTTGCGTTTTCAACGAAGAATAATTCCACGGGCCGTTAATCATCATGGCGACGCGACCCGATAGAAAATCATCGGTTTTATATCCGGCATCGGTTTCCGAAAACACGCCGCTGCCGTCTTTCATAAAAGCCCGCCAGTAATCGAGCGCCTCAACCCCCGCCGGACTATTAAATGCGGCGCGATGATCGGCGGTTAATAATTCGCCGCCCGCTTGCCATAAAAAGCATTGCCAGGTCCACACCGTCCATTCCGAACTGCCAATCGGAATCAGCAAGCCGTGGGTGTTTTCATCGGTTAATAATTGGGCGACGGTTTTAAATTCCTCCCAGGTCTGCGGCAGTTTGTTGATGCCCGCATCGGCAAACATTTTTTTGTTGTAGTAGATGGCAAGATTATTTGCGGAAAACGGCGCGGTATAAATTTTTCCCTGATAGATGCCTGCTTGCCAGAGAAAATCATAGACCTCGTTTTTATTGAAATCCCGATCTTCACCGATCAAATCGTCGAGGGAGCGAAGCGCGCCGGCTTCGGCATATTTCGGAAAAAACGCCGGTGCCCACCACAACAAATCCGGCGGCGTCTTTCCGGCAACCGCTGCATCAAGTTTGGGACCGAGTTGGTCGGCTGCGCCATACACCTGCGCGTCAATAAAAATATCCGCATGGGTTGCATTAAATTCATCAATTTTGGCTTGCAGAACCCGGTTGTTGATTCCCGATTCCATGCCGTGCCAAAAGGTCACCGTCATCGGTTTGGCGTTTCCGGTGACCGTTGAACAATGCAAATTAAAAAATGCGATAGCCAATAACGCTATCGTCGCGACCAGTTTAAATTTCACTTTGAAAAATAATTTTTGGTTCATCGAAACCGGTTTAACCCTTTAAAGAAATACTTGCGAAACCACCGGGAAGGGAATCAAGGCTGATAAAATTTTTGTCGCTCTTGCAATTATTCCTAAATCAATCCAAACCGCCGGTGGGCTTTTGATGAATGACTGGGTGAAGGTTTCAATCCCTCAAATCGCCAACCCGCTATCGGCGTCAAAAAAGCGCGCTCGGGTTAAATCAATTGAAAGCTCTCGCGTTTCGTCCGGGTTGATGGCGATTGTCGGATCGAATCTGGCAATCAACTCATGTCCGTTTGCCGAAAGCGTCGCAAACGTATCGCTTCCCATGCGTTCAAGCACTTCAACTTTTGCAGTGAATTTTGAAACCGCAGAAGGATGGTTGATATTTATCCACTCAGGGCGAATCCCCATAGTGACCTGTCGGTTAGCCAGTTCAGGCTTCACCTGATTGACATCAAGTTGCAGCGAGCCGGTATCGAATTTCAAACCACCGTTTCCGAGAACGATTTTGCCGCTTAATAAATTCATTGCCGGGCTGCCGATGAATCCGGCAACAAAAGTATTTGCAGGGTGATTATAAACTTCAAGCGGCGCGCCGATCTGTTGAACCACACCGTCTTTTAAAACCATTAACCGGTCACCCATGCTCATCGCTTCCAGTTGATCATGGGTCACATAAATCATAGTAGCTTTCAGGCGTTTATGGAGTTTGATTAACTCCGAGCGCATCGCCACACGCAATTTCGCATCAAGGTTACTCAGCGGTTCGTCAAATAAAAAAAGTCTGGGCTGGCGAACGATAGCGCGACCGACGGCGACGCGCTGGCGTTGTCCGCCCGATAAGGCTTTGGGTTTGCGCTCAAGGTATTGGGTCAAATCCAAAATGTCTGCGGCTTGGCGCACCCGTTTATCAATTTCAGCTTTTGGATACTTTCGCATCTTTAAGCCAAAAGCCATATTTTCATAAACCGTCATGTGCGGATAAAGCGCATAATTTTGAAAAACCATGGCAATGTCGCGGTCTTTTGCCGCCAGGTCATTCACCAGTTTGCCGCCGATATAAAGTTCGCCTTCGGAAATTTCTTCCAACCCGGCGACCATTCTGAGCAAGGTGGATTTCCCGCAGCCCGAGGGTCCGACCAGAATAATAAATTCACCGTCGGCGATTTCGAGATTGACATTCGCTACGGCGCGAACTTCACCCGCATAGCGTTTCGAGATATTTTTGAGCGACACATCAGCCATAGGTTTCTATTTAAAAAGCTGCTTGGTTAAGACCGATAAATTTTTCAGATGATTTCCTGTAAAACATCCAGACTGAATCGCGGCGTTGCGCCTGCCTGAGTCGCCACCCAGGAACCCAGACGATTGGCTGCCTTACTGATTTTTTCGAGACTGCTGCCGCGCAGGTAATGGTGCGCCATCGCCGCTGTAAAAGCATCCCCTGCGCCTACCGCATCGCGCACGGTTACGGATAAGCCGTGATGCAGATAAAAATTATTTTCGGTTACCAGCAAACTTCCGCTTGCCCCCTTGGTCACGCAAACCATTTTGAGGTTATGCCTGTCAAGCAAGCGTTTGGCGATGGCTAACTCATCGCCGCCATCAACGGCAAACAAATTTGCGAGATAGTGAAATTCCTGCTCATTCACCTTTAAAAGATTTGCCAGATTCAACGCCTCTTCAATGACTTCAAAGGTGTAAAAAGGTTTGCGCAAATTCACATCAAAAATTTTCAATGCGGCGTTTTTTGAAGCCTTGAGAAATTCGCTTATCGAGTCTTTTGAAACGGCGCTTCGTTGCGCCAGCGTGCCAAAACAGATGACATCGGCTTGCGCTGCAAGGGCTTGCCATTGTGCGGTAAATTCCAAAAAATCCCAGGCGACATTTGAGTTGATGATAAAATTTGGCTGACCGCAGGCATCGACCTCAACATCAACCGTTCCGGTCGGATGCAGTTTATCGATTTGAATGTATTGCGTATCGAGGTCATTTTCCTGCAACCCGGCGAGCGCTTCTTTACCGTTTAAATCCACGCCAATCCGACTTGCGATGATGCCAAGATTGCCGAGTTGGGCTGCGTGGTAAGCGAAATTCGCCGGCGCACCGCCCAGTTTTTTCCCGTTCGGTAATTGATCCCAAAGCAATTCACCAATTCCCACAAATAACTTTGGGTCTTTATTCGTCAGGCTTGAATCTGTAAAGCTCAAGGTTTATCCGCTAACCAATTTCAGAGAGCCATCGTCATGAAAAATGGTTTTCAAAGGGTCAGAAAGCCCGCCAACAAAATGCCCGCTCGCATCGCTCCAAACAAAACCGAAAAAGGTCGGATGATTTTCGGTTTCAGGATGTAAAAGCTTACCGGCGTATAAGCCTTTGGCAAACAGTTTTGCCGGAGACTCAAGCGCCGGGATGCCTTGAAAATCGAAGGGCAGCAACGGCGACCGCATATAATAAGTTCCGGTCTGGCATTCGCTCAACGGGTAACGCTCGCGTCGCGCTCGCGAACAATCTTTTTCCTGCGCGCAGAAAATCAAATAAAACCGTTTGCCATTTTCAAACCTGCGCCAGAAAACCTGTGGGACTTCGAGTTGATAAAATTCATCCGAAGCGACCAGTATCTGTGGTTCGCCATCGTGCCAGTTTTCTATATCTGGCGATTCCAGAAAGGCGATTGCGCCGCCAGCATCGATCATCGTCCGGGCTTGATAAGCGGCGGGGTCAGATTCAGGATTGAGGCGGGCACAAATAAAGGCAAAAAATTTCCGGTTTTCAAAAATAACGAAAGGGTCGCGCCAGGCGACGCCATCAAATTTGCCAACGCCGGGATTTCGGATTGCCGGTTGAATTTTACTTTCCGCAATTCTTTCCCACGACCGTAAATCACTGGATTGGGCAATCCCGATTTGCTGCGCTCGCTGCCATTCCGCAGGCGTCCAACGCCGGGCATCCTGTTTACCACGCGCCGTGTAAAAAAGATAAAACCAGCCGTTCGTCGGATGTTCAATAATCGACCCTGTCCAGATGGACAGATTGTCCCAAGCGTGATTTTCCGAAGCCGTAAAAACGGTTCCCTCATCTCGCCACCCATGAGGAGTTAAGGTCGCCTGACCTATCGAGGATAGATTGTGTCTGAGGTCTGGGTTGTAGCCGCATTGGGGTTTTGAAGCTTGCAGATAAAAGAGGTGGAGATTGCCCGCCCGTTCAGCAAACCAAAAATCCCAAAAATATTTATTATCGGGAAGCCAGGTCATTTTTTATCTCTCTACCAATTGTTCTTCGCCCGCTTCCTGAATAGGTGAATCCGTTGAAAACGGCTACCGTAGCCAGTTTCGTGGCGAAGGTAATTCGGAGTTCCGCCCAGAGAGTGAAGCAATTGCTTCTCAGCCTTAAATCCGAGGGCGGAACTCCAAACCTTTGAAATTTTTACAACCTTAGTTTTTCGACGGGGAGAGAGTAGGTTGAACAACTCAGACCTAAGCCCCATTCTTTAATCACTGATTGGGGTGGAGGTTTACTTTTCGCGCGTTTGAAAAATCGGTGGCTGATTTGAAATCAAAAGATTCAAACCAGCCACCGAGGTTGATGGCAACGCGAAGGTTGCCTTAATAGGTGAAGCGCAGCCCGAACTGGAACTGCCGCATTTGCGCGCCGGCAGCCAATCCAGTGATGCGACCTGCATTGCTGGTTGGTCCGCAATCTACGCAGGTATCCGGTTGCCCAAGATTGACGTGGTTGAACACGTTGAACGACTCGATGCGGAACTCCAATTTTTTGGTTTCGGAAATCTGGAATTTCTTGAACAGTGAAGCATCAGTGTTAAAGAAGCGCGGCCCGCGCAAGGTGTTGCGACCGACATTTCCAAATTGCCCAGTGGCAGCTTTCGCCCAGGGAGTTCCCGACCCAATGCCTACCGCAAACCAATTAAATTGCGTTCTGTCGCCATCCGGGTCACCAACCAGATCAGGCCGGCAGGGACCGGAGTTGACCGAACAGTTTGCGCCTGTCACCGAAGGCGTAAACGGTAAGCCGCTCGACCAGGTGGACACCGTATTGATTTGCCAGCCGCCGAAGATTAAATCCATCGCTTTGGAGGCGTTACCCAATAGGGCTTTTCCGCGTCCGATTGGCAAATCCCACACGTTTGAGAAGAAGAACAGATGCGTGCGGTCTTCATCCGTCGGGCCGCGTCCAACTGACCGGTCATGGATGAAATAATCGGAGTCGTTGAATCGAGCCGCGGCGAGCGTGTAATGCGCCAGAATGCTCAGCCCCGAAAAACGGGTTTCAAACTTCGTCTGCAAGGCGTTGTAACGATTGTCTGCGCAGTTACAGAAGAAATCGATTCCCTGTGTCCAGCCGAACTTATTGAAGAACGGTTTGCGTCTGTCTGCATCCGGCTGATTCAGATCGCTGACCGGTTGGTTGATGTTAAATGCCGGCCCGTTTCCTGCAAATACATGCGTGCCTTTGTTGCCGACATAGCCGACTTCCACCGAAGTGTTTTGCTTGAGTTGATGCTGAACCGTGACGTTCCAGGCATCAACCGTAGGCAAAGTTTGCGTGAAAGGTCTGGCTCTGGCGAATACCCCATTGGGCAAGGGAATCTTGCCGTTTGACGGCACATCAACAAAGACCGGCGCCGGAGGTCCTGATGCCAGGGTGAATACACGATTGAAACCGGAAGTCGAGAGGTCTTGCGCTGAAAGCACCGGCAGGTTTTGCGTTACCGTATGTCCGAACAATGAGCCGAACACGCCGATGTCAAAGCTTCTGCCGTAACCTGCGCGAATGACCGTTTTTTCCGTCCATTGATAAGCGATGCCTAAACGCGGCGCAAGGGCTTTATAGGTCGGGTCAACATTGAAATGTTTATTGACCTCACCAATGCCGCCGACAAACAATTCGCCGGTTTCAAGGTTTAACAAACTGCCATCGCCGTTTTCTTTTACTCTTTCGGGGAAAATCAGTTCCCAACGCAGCCCGTAATTGAGGGTGAGTTTTTGACTCTTGCGCCAGGTGTCTTGCCCATAGAAGAACCAACGGCGTTGGCGTTCGGCGGCGGTCGTGGTTCTTCCGACATAGCGTTGGAAGTTGCTCACATCACCAAGTAAGAATGTGGCGATGCCAAGCCCTTCATCCTGCACTGTACCATTGGCGTTGAAATTAGACGTGCGCCCCGGTTCAAACCGCAGTTGTCCGGCGCGATGCGCATCCGATGGCACACGCAAGTTCATCGCATAGCGAATATCGCCACCGGTTTTATAGGTGTGATTGCCGTTGATGAAACTCCAGTTGTTGACAAATTGGAATTGTTGTTCTTGCTGATCGAGCGGGCAATTGCATTGATTCACATCCAGCGAATAACCGATTTTGAAACCGCCGAGTCCGCGAATCCCAAAATCAGGCAAACCCGAAGTGAAGAAATCATCCACATTGAGTCCCGGAATTCCCAAATCGGATGCCGGACTGGTGCCCACGCCACCCGGCAAAACATTCACCCGATAGCGGAAGAAACCAAACCGAAAATCGGTAATTCTGTTGGTCGAGAAAGTTTTGTCAAACCCGAAAGCCACCGATTGATTGCGAACATCCGAGGTGCCTGCAAAAAAGATATTGTCGAATGCTTCGCCGCCCAGCGCTTCGCCAAAAGCGCCCGGTGCCGTCTTTTTAAACTGCGCGTAGCTGTAACGCCCAAACAGATGCAGCGTATCGCTCCAATAATGGTCATTGCGAATATTGAACTGGTCGCTATTGAACGATTCCGTGCCGGACGCTGAATAGTTGTTCTGAATGCCCGGCGCGTTAGGCAATGGCAGCAGATTGAGTAACGCGATGGCTTGCGGTGACAAGCGATTTGCAGGTATACGCGCATTGGCAAATTGACTGCGTCCCGTACCGATAGCTGAACCGGTTGTCGGGTCGTAAATATTTCTGCCATACTCGCTCAAATCACCGGTTCGCGCTCTGGCAGTGGGTACGGTGGTCAACTTTGACCCCCCGTTTTTACGGCGGGTTCCCTGATAATCGCCAAAGATGAAATTTTTATCTTTGAGGATTCGCCAACCCGCAGACCCGCCAAATTGATTCCACAAGGTATCGGGAATCGCTTTGCCGGTTAGCGGGTTGTCGGCAAATTGCGAAAAGGGATTGCGGGCGCTGGTGACGTCATTGCGACGAAACTCGAACAAACTGCCGTGCAAGTCGTTGCTTCCCGATTTGGTCTGCGCGGTGACTACGCCAGCGATTGCCAGACCGAATTCAGCATCATAATTCTGCGTGGTAATCTTGGATTCAACCGTGCCTTCCAACGTCGGGTTGATGACGATAATTCCTAAAATCGGGTCTTGATTGTCTGTGCCATCCAACTGAAACGAAGTTCCGCTGAAATGCTGCCCGTTGACCATAATCTGCACCGAGCCTTGCGGATTTTCGCTTGATGCATGCTGCCAGCCGAGTTGTTGGGTGCCGGGCGTAAGCAGCAAAAACTTGGTGAAGTTGCGATCCAGAATCGGCAATTCCGTGAGTTGCCGTTGATCAAAAGTTGTGGCGACATCGGCGCGGTCGGTCTTCAAGGAAATCTGTTGCGTATCGGCAGAGATGTTCACCTGCTCGGTTACTGCGCCGACTTCCATTGCAATATCCGTGCGCGAGGCGACGTCTGCGCGCACCTCCACCTCTTGCGTCGCGGTTTTATATCCCTGATTTTCAACTTTGACGCTGTAGCGACCGGGGATTAAGTGTGTGACTGTGTAGTTGCCATCGTCATTGGTTTTTACGACGGTCGTAATATTTTTCGTTAAATCGGTAACCGTAACCGTTGCGCCTGAAACGGCATCGCCTTTCTGGTCGGTCACTGTTCCGATAATGCTTCCGTAAACAGCCTGTGCGAATGTGTTTGCAGATAACAAGGTGAAAGCTAACACCAGACTGAATACCAGCAGCGGTATTTTGCTTCTTTGCATTTTAGGTGCCTCCTGTGGGATTAACTTCCAAGTACATCGGAAACCCGGATACCCGGAAAGTTGGCTGCTTGGAATCGAATAAAAAATATAAAACCTATGGTTAGATTTCTTATTCGATTTGAAACTGCTTTTCCCAATCCTTAATTTTCGGAAAAGGTATGAGAGCTGTAAGCTTCCTCTATTTTATTATTTCTAATTCTGATAATTAATTCGTCTAATTTAAGGCGCAAAAGTTATAGCTCAGCTTAGATAAATCGGTCAAGTCGACTATATAAAATCTGTAATAACAAATTATCTGAACTTGTAAAGCATTTGAAATCACATTGAACCGAAAAATTGAAAGTTGTAATATCAACTGGCGTTTTTCAGTGGACTACATGCTTTACAGGTTCAAAACGATCAACGGATGAAAAAGCCCAAACATTTTCACATCTATCAGGAGTTGCATAACGCAATTGTCGGCGGCAGGTATGAGATCGGGCATCGCCTGCCGAGCGAAGCGCAACTGGTTGAACAATTCTCGACCTCCAGACCCACGGTCGCCCGCGCCCTCAGAGAATTGCAATATCAAGGCTTGATTGAACGGCGGGCAGGTTCCGGGAGTTATGTTCGTAAAATTACCTCGGTGCGCACAGATTTATTCGGACTGCTGATACCGGGTCTTGGGGAAACGGAAATTTTTGAGCCGATATGTCGCGAAATGTCGCGGTTTTCCGAAGAGAGCCGCCACGCTTTATTGTGGGGCGATACGACGAGCGAATCCTTAGCCATTGAAGAACAAGCCAAACAACTGTGCCAGTTGCAAATCGCCAGAAAAGTTTCGGGAGTCTTTTTTGCGCCACTCGAATTTTCTCCGAATAAAAATCAGGTGAATCAGCAAATTACTAACGATTTGCAAAAAGCCCATATCCCGGTGGTGTTGCTGGATCGCTGTATTTATGAACACCCGCGCCGCAGCCCCTTCGATTTGGTCGGGATTGATA
Protein-coding regions in this window:
- a CDS encoding TonB-dependent receptor, which produces MQRSKIPLLVFSLVLAFTLLSANTFAQAVYGSIIGTVTDQKGDAVSGATVTVTDLTKNITTVVKTNDDGNYTVTHLIPGRYSVKVENQGYKTATQEVEVRADVASRTDIAMEVGAVTEQVNISADTQQISLKTDRADVATTFDQRQLTELPILDRNFTKFLLLTPGTQQLGWQHASSENPQGSVQIMVNGQHFSGTSFQLDGTDNQDPILGIIVINPTLEGTVESKITTQNYDAEFGLAIAGVVTAQTKSGSNDLHGSLFEFRRNDVTSARNPFSQFADNPLTGKAIPDTLWNQFGGSAGWRILKDKNFIFGDYQGTRRKNGGSKLTTVPTARARTGDLSEYGRNIYDPTTGSAIGTGRSQFANARIPANRLSPQAIALLNLLPLPNAPGIQNNYSASGTESFNSDQFNIRNDHYWSDTLHLFGRYSYAQFKKTAPGAFGEALGGEAFDNIFFAGTSDVRNQSVAFGFDKTFSTNRITDFRFGFFRYRVNVLPGGVGTSPASDLGIPGLNVDDFFTSGLPDFGIRGLGGFKIGYSLDVNQCNCPLDQQEQQFQFVNNWSFINGNHTYKTGGDIRYAMNLRVPSDAHRAGQLRFEPGRTSNFNANGTVQDEGLGIATFLLGDVSNFQRYVGRTTTAAERQRRWFFYGQDTWRKSQKLTLNYGLRWELIFPERVKENGDGSLLNLETGELFVGGIGEVNKHFNVDPTYKALAPRLGIAYQWTEKTVIRAGYGRSFDIGVFGSLFGHTVTQNLPVLSAQDLSTSGFNRVFTLASGPPAPVFVDVPSNGKIPLPNGVFARARPFTQTLPTVDAWNVTVQHQLKQNTSVEVGYVGNKGTHVFAGNGPAFNINQPVSDLNQPDADRRKPFFNKFGWTQGIDFFCNCADNRYNALQTKFETRFSGLSILAHYTLAAARFNDSDYFIHDRSVGRGPTDEDRTHLFFFSNVWDLPIGRGKALLGNASKAMDLIFGGWQINTVSTWSSGLPFTPSVTGANCSVNSGPCRPDLVGDPDGDRTQFNWFAVGIGSGTPWAKAATGQFGNVGRNTLRGPRFFNTDASLFKKFQISETKKLEFRIESFNVFNHVNLGQPDTCVDCGPTSNAGRITGLAAGAQMRQFQFGLRFTY
- a CDS encoding GntR family transcriptional regulator; this encodes MKKPKHFHIYQELHNAIVGGRYEIGHRLPSEAQLVEQFSTSRPTVARALRELQYQGLIERRAGSGSYVRKITSVRTDLFGLLIPGLGETEIFEPICREMSRFSEESRHALLWGDTTSESLAIEEQAKQLCQLQIARKVSGVFFAPLEFSPNKNQVNQQITNDLQKAHIPVVLLDRCIYEHPRRSPFDLVGIDNCRAGFVITEHLLKLGCKRIGFLAREGSAPTVDARIAGYHIALLQHGVTPRKNMVWWGDPADENFVKGIINKHDLEAFVCANDDTAAHLMHTLDKLGARIPQDYRIVGFDDVKYAKLLKVPLTTIHQPCKRIGEVAVKTMVDRIEYPNLPTRDVLLDFHLVVRESCGVNLKKKK
- a CDS encoding carbohydrate kinase: MSFTDSSLTNKDPKLFVGIGELLWDQLPNGKKLGGAPANFAYHAAQLGNLGIIASRIGVDLNGKEALAGLQENDLDTQYIQIDKLHPTGTVDVEVDACGQPNFIINSNVAWDFLEFTAQWQALAAQADVICFGTLAQRSAVSKDSISEFLKASKNAALKIFDVNLRKPFYTFEVIEEALNLANLLKVNEQEFHYLANLFAVDGGDELAIAKRLLDRHNLKMVCVTKGASGSLLVTENNFYLHHGLSVTVRDAVGAGDAFTAAMAHHYLRGSSLEKISKAANRLGSWVATQAGATPRFSLDVLQEII
- a CDS encoding sugar ABC transporter permease, producing MNARKDTLTAYLFIAPALSLLAVFVIYPVLQLFWVSFHDWNILKDEMTFNGTKNFSEILSESDFWKALFNTFYYVAITVPVGMAVSLGLALLLNDRIKGVGLFRTAVFTPVVTSTVAAGVIFVWLLNYEQGVVNSFLQTIGIGKINWLQSERWAMPAVVLMTIWKQAGYNMVLFLAGLQGIPDAYYEAASIDGAKRGWQTFRYVTWPLLKPTTFFVLVISVIFAFRSFEQMYVMTRGGPVGSTMTLVYYIFDKAFKFGNMGQAAAVSVLMVIIVLLLTWLQFRLQGAGDVASSD
- a CDS encoding ABC transporter substrate-binding protein; amino-acid sequence: MNQKLFFKVKFKLVATIALLAIAFFNLHCSTVTGNAKPMTVTFWHGMESGINNRVLQAKIDEFNATHADIFIDAQVYGAADQLGPKLDAAVAGKTPPDLLWWAPAFFPKYAEAGALRSLDDLIGEDRDFNKNEVYDFLWQAGIYQGKIYTAPFSANNLAIYYNKKMFADAGINKLPQTWEEFKTVAQLLTDENTHGLLIPIGSSEWTVWTWQCFLWQAGGELLTADHRAAFNSPAGVEALDYWRAFMKDGSGVFSETDAGYKTDDFLSGRVAMMINGPWNYSSLKTQTAVDIGVLPLPRNARAATNIGGEALFLFKSTPQKERAAWEFMKFIMSADFQTDWAINTGYLPVSKSAAQSIAFQEFLQANPFMKTYNEQMPTGKTRPSIAAYPALSATLGKYLEAALYDKYSSQEALDKAAEEVNRLLK
- the ugpC gene encoding sn-glycerol-3-phosphate ABC transporter ATP-binding protein UgpC, which produces MADVSLKNISKRYAGEVRAVANVNLEIADGEFIILVGPSGCGKSTLLRMVAGLEEISEGELYIGGKLVNDLAAKDRDIAMVFQNYALYPHMTVYENMAFGLKMRKYPKAEIDKRVRQAADILDLTQYLERKPKALSGGQRQRVAVGRAIVRQPRLFLFDEPLSNLDAKLRVAMRSELIKLHKRLKATMIYVTHDQLEAMSMGDRLMVLKDGVVQQIGAPLEVYNHPANTFVAGFIGSPAMNLLSGKIVLGNGGLKFDTGSLQLDVNQVKPELANRQVTMGIRPEWININHPSAVSKFTAKVEVLERMGSDTFATLSANGHELIARFDPTIAINPDETRELSIDLTRARFFDADSGLAI